From Thalassococcus sp. S3, one genomic window encodes:
- a CDS encoding HugZ family protein yields MSSPIRPTDEEARRCARDLVSDAKIAALGVLDPAGAPLVTRIGFGRGTDNRPVSLMSRLSGHTQALLQNPACSLLVGEAVARGDPLNQPRLSLQGRARLVAHGTDEYRSLAEMWLKHYPKAKLYIGFTDFVFAVFDIDVGHLNGGFGKAFRLTPSDMDMPAKADIS; encoded by the coding sequence ATGTCATCACCCATCCGACCGACCGATGAAGAGGCCCGGCGCTGCGCCAGGGATCTTGTATCTGACGCAAAAATCGCCGCTTTGGGCGTGCTGGACCCCGCCGGCGCGCCCCTCGTCACGCGGATCGGGTTCGGGCGCGGCACGGACAACAGGCCTGTCTCCCTGATGTCGCGTCTCTCAGGTCATACGCAGGCCTTGTTGCAAAACCCCGCCTGCTCTCTTTTGGTGGGCGAGGCTGTGGCCCGTGGCGATCCGCTGAACCAACCGCGCCTCAGCCTTCAGGGCCGGGCCCGGTTGGTCGCTCATGGAACCGACGAATACCGGTCATTGGCGGAGATGTGGCTGAAGCACTATCCCAAAGCAAAACTCTATATCGGGTTCACCGACTTCGTTTTTGCCGTTTTCGACATCGACGTTGGACATCTGAACGGGGGCTTCGGCAAGGCGTTTCGGCTTACGCCCTCCGATATGGATATGCCGGCCAAGGCCGACATATCCTGA
- a CDS encoding DUF427 domain-containing protein, which translates to MTSEAIQRLPVENVQDYPRPPALQKVPQRVKIHFGGRLIVDTEHALRVLETHHAPTYYIPPSDVDADLIAAPGATFCEWKGSARYWTVRVGGRSAVRAAWSYADPTGRFSALADHLAFYSSLMDLCQVGEAKVTPQPGDFYGGWVTDNLQGIVKGGPGTRHW; encoded by the coding sequence TTGACTTCTGAGGCGATCCAGCGCCTGCCGGTCGAAAATGTTCAGGATTATCCACGTCCACCCGCGTTGCAGAAGGTGCCGCAGCGGGTAAAGATCCACTTCGGTGGTCGTTTGATCGTGGATACGGAGCATGCGTTGCGGGTGCTGGAGACGCACCATGCGCCGACCTATTATATCCCGCCCTCCGACGTCGATGCCGACCTGATCGCGGCTCCCGGCGCCACGTTCTGCGAGTGGAAAGGCTCCGCAAGATACTGGACGGTTCGCGTCGGCGGTCGATCTGCGGTGCGCGCCGCATGGAGCTATGCCGACCCGACGGGCCGGTTTAGCGCGCTCGCCGATCATTTGGCGTTCTACAGTAGTCTGATGGATCTCTGCCAGGTGGGAGAGGCAAAGGTGACGCCCCAACCCGGCGATTTTTACGGGGGCTGGGTTACCGACAACCTTCAGGGCATCGTCAAGGGCGGCCCTGGCACGCGCCACTGGTAA
- a CDS encoding zf-TFIIB domain-containing protein gives MQCPIDGTQLVMADRSGVEIDYCPQCRGVWLDRGELDKIIERSAAAAPPPPPPQSRGGYDDRDYDKRYKKRSKGSLLGEIFDF, from the coding sequence ATGCAATGTCCAATTGACGGAACTCAACTTGTGATGGCTGACCGGAGCGGGGTTGAGATTGACTATTGCCCACAATGCCGCGGTGTCTGGCTGGACCGAGGCGAGTTGGACAAGATTATCGAGCGTAGCGCTGCTGCCGCTCCTCCCCCTCCGCCGCCGCAGTCCCGTGGTGGCTATGACGACCGCGACTACGACAAGCGGTACAAAAAGCGCAGCAAAGGCAGTTTGCTGGGGGAAATCTTTGACTTCTGA
- a CDS encoding ABC transporter permease has protein sequence MMTLVLNRLIISIPVLFGVLLLGFGLLILVPGDPAIVMAGPMATPEVVAAIRTEMGLDEPVMTQFFRYLGRMAEGDLGRSLISNKTVISELGAAIGPTTELMVACLIWSIPLGIALGTLAAVWRGSITDRAIMAFSVAGVSLPIFFICLMLIHFVGVQWRLLPFIGRGGPLWTIEGLRHIALPALSLGLIFIGPVARMTRSSVLEVLRLDHVRTARAKGLSETRVILRHGLRNALIPVVTLVGLQAGYLLGGAVVTESIFSYPGIGRLAVGAILSSDFPLAQGAILILALAFILINLIVDVLYALLDPRVQTS, from the coding sequence ATGATGACGCTGGTCCTGAACCGTCTGATCATCTCGATCCCCGTTCTCTTCGGCGTGCTGCTGCTGGGCTTCGGCCTCCTGATCCTTGTTCCCGGCGATCCCGCCATCGTGATGGCCGGTCCCATGGCCACGCCCGAAGTGGTCGCAGCCATCCGCACCGAAATGGGTCTGGATGAGCCGGTAATGACGCAATTCTTTCGCTACCTCGGTCGTATGGCCGAAGGCGATCTGGGCCGCTCGCTCATTTCCAACAAGACGGTCATCAGCGAATTGGGCGCTGCCATCGGCCCCACGACCGAGCTGATGGTGGCGTGTTTGATCTGGTCAATCCCTCTGGGCATCGCGCTGGGCACGCTGGCCGCCGTCTGGCGCGGGTCCATCACCGACCGGGCCATCATGGCCTTTTCCGTCGCCGGTGTCTCGCTGCCCATCTTCTTCATTTGCCTGATGCTGATCCATTTCGTGGGCGTGCAATGGCGCCTTTTGCCGTTCATCGGGCGGGGCGGGCCGCTCTGGACCATCGAGGGCCTGCGCCATATCGCGCTGCCCGCCCTGTCGCTGGGCCTGATCTTCATCGGCCCTGTCGCCCGGATGACCCGTTCCTCTGTTCTGGAGGTTCTGCGCCTCGATCATGTGCGCACCGCCCGCGCCAAGGGCCTGTCGGAGACCCGCGTGATCCTGCGTCATGGCTTGCGCAACGCGCTGATCCCCGTCGTGACCCTTGTGGGGTTACAGGCCGGCTACCTGCTCGGCGGGGCTGTGGTGACGGAGAGCATCTTCTCTTACCCCGGCATCGGGCGTCTGGCCGTGGGCGCCATCCTGTCGAGTGACTTCCCGCTCGCCCAGGGCGCCATCCTGATCCTCGCGCTCGCCTTCATCCTCATCAACCTGATCGTCGATGTGCTCTATGCACTCCTCGACCCGCGGGTGCAGACGTCATGA
- a CDS encoding universal stress protein, which yields MYNTILVPIAFDDEHDISGPLKLAKLLATPEAEITLLHVMEHIPSYAISYLPPDYLVKSRDAIAAELTRLADTLPNARGAVVEGHAGRTILDWAASHNPDLIIVASHRPGMQDLLLGSTAAQIVRHAKCAVHVVR from the coding sequence ATGTACAACACTATTCTTGTGCCAATCGCTTTTGATGACGAACATGACATTTCAGGGCCGCTGAAGCTGGCCAAACTGTTGGCCACGCCAGAAGCCGAGATCACGCTGCTGCATGTTATGGAGCATATTCCAAGCTACGCGATTTCCTATCTGCCGCCCGACTATCTGGTCAAAAGCCGGGATGCGATCGCGGCAGAGCTGACCCGTTTGGCCGACACACTGCCCAATGCCAGGGGCGCCGTGGTCGAGGGGCATGCCGGCAGGACGATCCTGGATTGGGCCGCATCGCACAATCCCGATCTGATCATCGTTGCCTCTCACCGCCCGGGCATGCAGGATCTGCTGCTGGGCTCCACCGCTGCGCAGATCGTGCGCCATGCCAAATGCGCGGTGCATGTCGTGCGCTAA
- a CDS encoding GNAT family N-acetyltransferase, translating to MTETTATFEIRQASIDDPDVRALLLRHLDLMRSQSPEESCHVMRPEHLFEADALLLGAWDDAHLLGVGALVQIAPGEGELKSMHTAEQARGRGVGGALLSALIDKARGLGLVRLSLETGSAASFKPARSLYAAHGFHLCPPFGEYVEDPLSAFMTREV from the coding sequence ATGACCGAGACCACAGCGACATTTGAAATCAGACAGGCCAGCATAGACGACCCCGATGTCCGGGCTCTGCTCTTGCGGCATCTGGATCTGATGCGGAGCCAATCCCCCGAAGAAAGCTGCCACGTCATGCGCCCGGAGCACCTTTTTGAAGCTGACGCGCTGCTGCTGGGCGCCTGGGACGACGCGCACCTTTTGGGTGTCGGTGCACTGGTTCAGATCGCACCGGGAGAGGGGGAGTTGAAATCCATGCACACGGCGGAGCAAGCGCGGGGCCGTGGCGTGGGGGGCGCCCTGCTGTCGGCCCTGATTGACAAGGCGCGCGGGCTGGGCCTTGTCCGGCTGAGCCTTGAGACAGGATCGGCTGCCTCTTTCAAGCCGGCCCGATCCCTCTATGCCGCGCATGGCTTCCACCTATGTCCGCCATTTGGCGAATACGTCGAGGATCCGCTAAGCGCGTTCATGACCCGCGAGGTCTGA
- a CDS encoding I78 family peptidase inhibitor, with the protein MKRLLFCLALAGCTLDGAVEDERPDTCGASGYQSLIGQPIAAVTLPADLNMRIVGPGDIVTMEYDASRLNFETDEMGVIQRVTCG; encoded by the coding sequence ATGAAACGACTGCTCTTTTGTCTGGCCCTTGCCGGATGCACCCTTGATGGCGCGGTAGAGGACGAACGGCCCGATACCTGTGGGGCGTCCGGATATCAGTCTTTGATAGGGCAGCCGATTGCTGCCGTCACGCTTCCAGCAGACCTTAACATGCGCATCGTCGGTCCGGGTGACATCGTGACGATGGAATACGACGCCAGTCGCTTGAATTTCGAAACCGACGAGATGGGCGTGATCCAGCGTGTGACCTGCGGCTGA
- a CDS encoding DUF6356 family protein, with the protein MTQEKTDLPQSGLLNAFTAHPAEVGESYGTHFVFALRFAGRLFAAGGAALVHAVIPALCETTASRAVRDMHEALGDRSGHGR; encoded by the coding sequence ATGACACAGGAAAAAACGGACCTGCCACAAAGTGGTTTGTTGAATGCGTTCACCGCACACCCGGCTGAGGTGGGTGAGAGCTATGGCACACATTTCGTCTTTGCCCTGCGGTTTGCCGGTCGACTATTCGCTGCGGGGGGCGCTGCGTTGGTCCATGCGGTGATCCCCGCCCTTTGCGAGACCACGGCCAGCCGGGCGGTGCGGGATATGCATGAGGCGCTTGGCGATCGTTCCGGGCATGGGCGCTAG
- a CDS encoding Lrp/AsnC family transcriptional regulator: protein MNQHIDEQDRRILNVLQWDASVSMDVLADMVNLSRNACWRRIKQMEQNGTIRAKVTLVDPEVAGLGLMVFALIRTNDHNPEWLNAFEKAVRTLPEIVGAHRMSGELDYVLRVRVADVKGYDRFYQRLISMVPIADISASFVMEDLKDNTALPLI, encoded by the coding sequence ATGAATCAGCACATTGACGAACAAGACAGGCGCATTCTCAACGTTCTTCAGTGGGACGCGTCCGTCAGCATGGATGTTCTGGCCGACATGGTGAACCTGTCGCGCAATGCCTGCTGGCGACGGATCAAACAGATGGAGCAGAATGGCACGATCCGGGCCAAGGTCACGCTTGTCGATCCTGAGGTGGCGGGCCTGGGGCTCATGGTCTTTGCGCTGATCCGAACCAACGATCACAATCCCGAATGGCTGAACGCCTTCGAAAAAGCGGTCAGAACCCTGCCCGAGATTGTAGGCGCCCACCGGATGAGCGGAGAGCTGGACTATGTCTTGCGGGTTCGTGTTGCCGACGTGAAAGGCTATGACCGGTTTTATCAGCGCCTGATCAGCATGGTCCCGATTGCCGACATTTCGGCAAGCTTCGTGATGGAAGACCTCAAGGACAACACCGCGCTCCCTCTGATTTGA
- a CDS encoding amidohydrolase: protein MSTGVFADLVLTGGHIWCGKGLDRAEAVALWGGRVLATGAAGDLSSLIGPQTEVVDLAGRFAMPGLNDAHMHLIPYGTSMAEMDFRPSQISTLAELLDIVRDHASRAPAGSWLIGRGYDHFKLDVGRHPYREELDQVAPDHPVYIVRTCGHLAVVNSRALELAGITEDTPSPPGGLIERQNGKLTGLLAENGRDGVMNVLPPASVDDLVGSIERGGHDLLSHGITSCMEAAVGIRDGWTEMLAYQKAHRERRLPVRVYATLMGDKTRNVLPEAMGAGMISGAGDDMFRVGPVKIFTDGSAGGRTAAMTRPYLGGEDKGLLCLPSDELNEMVAAAHDAGYRMAIHAIGDAAIDQVLNALEAALKKTPDPHRRHRIEHCGWLRPDQMERMVAAHILPAPQPAFLYYFGDLYLTLLERDRIEASHPMRTWLDRGLHPSASTDCPVVEIDPRPNLYTMTTRKTQQGTLLGPEQALTLDEALEAYTYAGAYAAHEEEIKGRLTPGQLGDVAVFDTDFFAALEAGEPERLLEAQCDLTILGGEVVYRREGAAT from the coding sequence ATGAGCACGGGGGTCTTTGCGGATCTCGTTCTCACTGGCGGGCACATCTGGTGCGGCAAGGGGTTGGATCGTGCCGAGGCTGTCGCACTCTGGGGCGGGCGCGTCCTGGCCACCGGCGCGGCGGGCGATCTCTCATCGCTCATCGGGCCTCAGACCGAAGTTGTGGATCTGGCCGGGCGGTTTGCGATGCCGGGGCTGAACGACGCCCATATGCATCTCATCCCCTATGGAACCTCCATGGCGGAGATGGACTTTCGACCCAGCCAGATATCGACGCTTGCCGAGCTTCTCGATATCGTGCGCGATCACGCATCCCGTGCGCCCGCAGGAAGCTGGCTGATCGGACGCGGATACGACCATTTTAAACTGGATGTCGGGCGTCACCCCTATCGCGAGGAACTCGACCAGGTCGCCCCGGATCACCCGGTCTATATCGTGCGCACCTGTGGTCATCTGGCGGTCGTGAATTCCCGCGCGCTGGAACTGGCGGGCATCACTGAGGACACGCCATCGCCCCCCGGTGGCCTGATCGAGCGGCAGAATGGCAAACTGACCGGTCTGCTTGCGGAAAACGGTCGTGACGGGGTGATGAACGTCCTGCCGCCCGCCAGCGTTGACGATCTTGTCGGCTCCATCGAACGCGGCGGGCATGATCTGCTGTCCCACGGTATCACGTCCTGTATGGAGGCCGCCGTTGGCATCCGCGACGGCTGGACAGAGATGCTGGCCTATCAGAAAGCCCATCGCGAGCGACGCTTGCCCGTGCGGGTCTATGCCACGCTCATGGGCGACAAGACCCGGAATGTGCTGCCGGAGGCGATGGGGGCGGGCATGATCTCCGGCGCCGGGGACGACATGTTTCGCGTCGGTCCGGTCAAGATCTTCACCGATGGCAGTGCGGGCGGGCGCACGGCGGCCATGACCCGGCCCTATCTGGGTGGGGAGGACAAGGGGCTGCTCTGCCTGCCTTCGGACGAATTGAACGAGATGGTCGCTGCCGCCCATGACGCGGGCTATCGCATGGCGATCCATGCCATTGGCGACGCGGCAATTGATCAGGTTCTGAATGCGCTCGAAGCGGCGCTGAAGAAAACCCCGGACCCGCATCGCCGCCACCGGATCGAACATTGCGGATGGCTGCGCCCCGACCAGATGGAGCGTATGGTGGCCGCCCATATCCTGCCTGCGCCGCAGCCCGCGTTTCTCTACTATTTCGGGGACCTCTACCTGACGCTGTTGGAGCGGGACCGGATCGAAGCCTCCCACCCGATGCGCACCTGGCTAGACCGGGGGCTTCATCCCTCGGCCAGCACCGATTGCCCGGTGGTGGAGATTGATCCGCGCCCCAACCTCTACACCATGACCACCCGCAAGACCCAGCAAGGCACGCTGCTCGGCCCCGAACAGGCGCTGACACTGGATGAGGCGTTGGAGGCCTACACTTACGCCGGTGCCTACGCCGCGCATGAAGAGGAGATAAAGGGACGGCTGACACCAGGGCAGTTGGGCGACGTCGCGGTCTTTGACACGGATTTCTTCGCCGCTCTCGAGGCGGGAGAGCCTGAGCGTCTGCTGGAGGCACAATGCGACCTCACCATTCTGGGCGGTGAGGTCGTCTACCGGCGGGAGGGTGCGGCCACATGA
- the uvrB gene encoding excinuclease ABC subunit UvrB produces the protein MNTPVLHAAAPDVRSRPKLEGGIRLRMNTEFEPAGDQPTAIQELSAGVVAGDRDQVLLGATGTGKTFTMAKVIEETQRPAIILAPNKTLAAQLYGEFKGFFPDNAVEYFVSYYDYYQPEAYVPRSDTYIEKESQINEQIDRMRHSATRALLERDDVIIVASVSCIYGIGSVETYGAMTQDLKAGKSYDQRQVMADLVAQQYRRNDQAFQRGSFRVRGDSLEIFPAHLEDRAWKLSFFGEELESITEFDPLTGEKTDTFDQIRVYANSHYVTPKPTMQQAILGIKKELRIRLDQLVGEGRLLEAQRLEQRTNFDLEMLEATGVCNGIENYSRYLTGRAPGEPPPTLFEFIPDHAIVFADESHVSVPQIGGMYKGDYRRKFTLAEHGFRLPSCMDNRPLKFEEWDAMRPQSVFVSATPAAWELEQAGGVFTEQVIRPTGLLDPEVEIRPVEMQVDDLLDEVRKVSEAGFRTLVTTLTKRMAEDLTEYMHEQGIKVRYMHSDIDTIERIEILRDLRLGAFDVLVGINLLREGLDIPECGLVAILDADKEGFLRSETSLVQTIGRAARNAEGRVIMYADRITGSMERALAETNRRRAKQIAYNEEHGITPETVKKNVEDVLAGLYQGDVDMNRVTATVDKGLAGGNLQAVLDGMRTDMRKAAENLEFEEAARLRDEIKRLEAVDLAVADDPMARQYAVEKASEEAVKTRGRSTAGRAGQRGGNVKRRKRS, from the coding sequence ATGAACACACCTGTCTTGCATGCTGCCGCACCGGACGTTCGGTCCCGCCCCAAGCTGGAAGGCGGGATTCGTCTGAGAATGAATACTGAATTCGAGCCTGCGGGCGATCAGCCCACGGCGATCCAGGAGCTGAGCGCCGGCGTCGTGGCCGGAGACCGGGATCAGGTGCTGCTGGGTGCGACGGGCACCGGCAAAACCTTTACCATGGCCAAGGTGATCGAGGAGACGCAGCGCCCGGCCATCATCCTGGCCCCCAACAAGACGCTGGCCGCGCAGCTTTACGGTGAATTCAAAGGGTTTTTCCCGGACAACGCGGTCGAATACTTCGTGTCCTACTACGATTATTACCAGCCGGAAGCCTACGTGCCGCGATCGGACACGTATATTGAGAAAGAGAGCCAGATCAACGAACAGATCGACCGCATGCGCCATTCGGCGACACGCGCGCTGCTGGAGCGGGACGATGTGATCATCGTGGCGTCGGTCTCCTGTATCTACGGTATCGGATCGGTGGAAACCTACGGGGCGATGACACAGGATCTGAAGGCCGGAAAGTCCTATGATCAGCGCCAGGTGATGGCCGATCTGGTGGCCCAGCAATACCGCCGCAACGACCAGGCTTTTCAGCGCGGATCGTTCCGGGTCAGGGGAGACAGCCTTGAGATCTTCCCGGCGCATTTGGAAGACCGGGCCTGGAAATTGAGCTTTTTTGGCGAGGAATTGGAAAGCATTACCGAATTCGACCCGCTGACCGGGGAAAAGACGGACACGTTCGATCAGATCCGCGTCTATGCCAATTCGCATTACGTGACGCCCAAGCCGACGATGCAGCAGGCCATTCTGGGTATCAAGAAAGAGCTTCGCATCCGGCTGGATCAGCTTGTCGGCGAAGGCCGGTTGCTGGAGGCCCAGCGCCTGGAGCAGCGCACGAATTTCGATCTGGAGATGCTGGAGGCAACCGGCGTCTGCAACGGGATCGAGAATTATTCCCGCTATCTGACGGGCCGCGCGCCCGGCGAACCGCCCCCGACGCTTTTCGAGTTCATTCCCGATCACGCGATTGTCTTTGCCGATGAAAGCCATGTGTCGGTTCCGCAGATCGGCGGCATGTACAAAGGCGACTACCGGCGCAAATTCACGCTGGCCGAGCACGGCTTTCGCCTGCCCTCCTGCATGGATAACCGCCCTCTCAAGTTCGAGGAATGGGACGCCATGCGTCCGCAATCGGTTTTCGTTTCGGCCACCCCGGCCGCCTGGGAATTGGAACAGGCGGGCGGCGTTTTCACAGAGCAGGTCATCCGACCAACGGGTCTTTTGGATCCGGAGGTCGAGATCCGGCCAGTGGAAATGCAGGTGGATGATCTGCTGGACGAGGTTCGCAAGGTAAGCGAAGCAGGCTTTCGAACGCTGGTGACGACGCTGACCAAGCGCATGGCCGAAGATCTGACCGAATACATGCACGAGCAGGGCATCAAGGTGCGCTATATGCACTCCGATATCGACACGATAGAGCGGATCGAGATCCTGCGGGACCTGCGACTTGGCGCTTTTGACGTTCTGGTCGGCATCAACCTTCTGCGCGAAGGCCTCGACATCCCCGAATGCGGTCTGGTCGCGATCCTTGACGCGGACAAGGAAGGGTTTCTGAGATCCGAGACGTCCCTGGTTCAGACCATCGGACGCGCGGCACGGAACGCCGAGGGGCGCGTGATCATGTATGCAGATCGCATCACCGGGTCGATGGAGCGCGCGCTGGCGGAAACGAACCGTCGCCGGGCCAAGCAGATCGCCTATAACGAAGAGCATGGCATCACGCCCGAAACGGTGAAGAAGAACGTCGAGGACGTTCTGGCCGGCCTCTATCAGGGCGACGTCGATATGAACCGGGTCACGGCGACGGTCGACAAGGGTCTTGCAGGCGGCAATCTGCAGGCGGTTCTGGACGGCATGCGAACCGACATGCGCAAGGCGGCGGAGAACCTGGAATTCGAGGAAGCCGCACGGCTGCGCGACGAGATCAAGCGGCTGGAGGCGGTTGATCTTGCCGTGGCGGACGATCCGATGGCCCGGCAATACGCGGTCGAGAAAGCCTCGGAAGAGGCAGTGAAGACCCGCGGTCGGTCAACAGCGGGTCGCGCCGGGCAACGCGGCGGCAACGTCAAGCGCCGCAAGCGCAGCTGA
- a CDS encoding antibiotic biosynthesis monooxygenase, with protein MPTIAKGAPIQTVLTTFEMTPGTCQDLMDALTDAYENFIRRQPGFIAAGLHVNDAQTRIANYSQWTRREDFMAMLRSPEMRVRNRRINDLCRSFEPVMYEVVASFD; from the coding sequence ATGCCGACGATTGCCAAGGGCGCGCCGATCCAGACCGTGCTGACGACGTTCGAGATGACGCCGGGCACCTGTCAGGATTTGATGGATGCGCTGACCGATGCCTATGAAAACTTCATCCGCCGACAACCCGGGTTCATCGCGGCGGGGTTGCATGTGAACGACGCGCAAACGCGGATTGCCAACTACTCGCAATGGACCCGGCGCGAGGATTTCATGGCCATGCTGCGCAGCCCTGAAATGCGCGTGCGCAACCGCAGGATCAACGACCTGTGCCGGAGCTTTGAACCGGTGATGTACGAGGTCGTGGCGAGTTTCGACTGA
- a CDS encoding ETC complex I subunit, with translation MRARIFKPARTAMSSGTAKTNDWVLEFAPASARSVDPLMGWTSSDDTQSQVRLRFPTKEAALDYARSKGIEAEVFEPQKRKPNIRPRGYGENFATDRRGVWTH, from the coding sequence ATGCGTGCGCGCATTTTCAAGCCCGCCAGAACAGCCATGTCATCCGGTACGGCAAAAACCAACGACTGGGTTCTCGAATTCGCGCCCGCCTCTGCGCGCTCGGTGGACCCGTTGATGGGCTGGACCTCCTCCGACGACACCCAAAGCCAGGTCAGACTGCGCTTTCCCACCAAGGAGGCGGCACTCGACTATGCCCGCTCCAAAGGGATCGAAGCGGAAGTGTTCGAGCCCCAAAAGCGCAAGCCAAACATTCGCCCACGGGGTTATGGCGAGAATTTTGCCACCGATCGTCGCGGCGTGTGGACCCACTGA
- a CDS encoding ABC transporter permease codes for MSIAEPADLDAPAPSLSWWRRLVRDPAAFVALIVLTVIVLCAILAPLISPHDPYASSRAVMQPPVWNERGAWLHPLGTDGQGRDILSRIFYGTRLTLLIGLVSVGLGGVLGSLLGLLAAFRPRLDPWVMRLVDVMLSFPAILLGLALVAVFGPGAVPVMIALAIATVPDCARIARSIAVSVMKQEYIEAGRAVGLSDLALFTRYLLRNCISSILIFISLRFGQIILIGAALSFLGLGAKPPQAELGMMAAQGRDFLLFAPHIAVIPSVMIFIIVLAANVLGDALRDVLDPRLRS; via the coding sequence ATGAGCATTGCCGAACCCGCCGATCTCGATGCCCCAGCCCCCAGCCTGTCCTGGTGGCGCCGCCTTGTGCGGGACCCTGCGGCCTTCGTGGCGCTGATCGTTCTGACCGTCATCGTGCTCTGCGCCATCCTGGCACCTCTCATCTCTCCGCATGATCCCTATGCCTCGTCCCGCGCCGTGATGCAGCCTCCGGTCTGGAACGAACGGGGCGCGTGGCTGCACCCTTTGGGCACGGACGGGCAGGGCAGGGACATCCTCAGCCGGATTTTTTACGGCACCCGTCTGACGCTGCTGATCGGCCTTGTTAGCGTGGGCCTCGGCGGCGTGCTGGGCTCTCTTCTCGGCCTGCTAGCCGCCTTCCGTCCGCGCCTCGACCCCTGGGTGATGCGGCTGGTGGATGTCATGCTCAGCTTCCCCGCCATCCTTCTGGGCCTCGCTCTCGTCGCCGTCTTCGGCCCCGGCGCCGTCCCGGTGATGATCGCGCTGGCCATCGCAACCGTACCCGATTGCGCACGAATTGCCCGGTCCATCGCCGTCAGCGTGATGAAGCAGGAGTATATCGAAGCGGGCCGCGCCGTGGGCCTCTCCGATCTTGCGCTTTTCACCCGCTACCTGCTGCGCAACTGCATCTCGTCGATCCTCATCTTCATCAGCCTCCGGTTCGGCCAGATCATCCTGATCGGCGCCGCGCTCAGCTTTCTGGGCCTCGGCGCCAAGCCGCCCCAGGCCGAGCTGGGCATGATGGCCGCCCAAGGCCGCGACTTTTTGCTTTTCGCGCCGCATATCGCGGTGATCCCGTCGGTGATGATCTTCATCATCGTGCTGGCCGCCAACGTACTGGGCGATGCGCTCAGAGACGTGCTGGACCCGCGTCTGAGGTCCTGA
- the parA gene encoding ParA family partition ATPase produces MGSIITIAQQKGGAGKTTLAVNLAVGFARAGKSVALMDVDPQGSAGRWFMTRTEAMDEPGLTFATASAWGVPYECRKLGESHDIVIIDTPPKADSDLRPALREADLVLVPVATSHLDLWAVEEVLYLAEREDKPVMMVMTRARAGTRLASEVAEQAAKMDAAIAETPMANRVIYAETLGHGRAALEAPKGAAHAEMNALVAEIGGKIGLM; encoded by the coding sequence TTGGGATCCATCATCACCATTGCGCAGCAAAAAGGGGGCGCTGGCAAGACGACGCTTGCGGTCAATCTGGCGGTCGGATTCGCCCGGGCCGGAAAGAGCGTGGCGCTCATGGATGTTGATCCGCAGGGCAGCGCGGGGCGATGGTTCATGACACGGACGGAAGCCATGGACGAGCCGGGGCTGACATTTGCCACCGCATCGGCCTGGGGCGTGCCCTATGAATGCCGAAAGCTTGGAGAGAGCCACGACATCGTCATCATCGATACCCCGCCCAAGGCGGACAGCGACCTGCGGCCTGCTCTGCGCGAGGCCGATCTGGTGCTTGTGCCGGTGGCGACCTCTCATCTGGATCTCTGGGCGGTCGAAGAGGTGCTTTATCTTGCCGAACGCGAGGACAAACCCGTCATGATGGTGATGACACGGGCGCGGGCCGGAACGCGGCTGGCTTCGGAAGTGGCAGAACAGGCCGCTAAGATGGACGCCGCGATTGCCGAGACACCGATGGCAAACCGCGTGATCTATGCCGAAACGCTTGGGCACGGGCGCGCGGCGCTCGAAGCGCCCAAGGGGGCGGCCCATGCCGAGATGAACGCCCTGGTGGCCGAGATCGGCGGAAAGATCGGCCTGATGTGA